A genomic stretch from Malus domestica chromosome 15, GDT2T_hap1 includes:
- the LOC103431278 gene encoding probable leucine-rich repeat receptor-like protein kinase At1g68400 yields MLQTQKNFHFLSPFLFSLFFSLSLSNPETTALLAFKSSADTFNSLSSWVASSDPCSGSWFGVTCDPAKRQVTRIVLENLNLTGSAQQLTQLAHLKLLNLNRNRLSSSLNLSAWHNLNHLYLSHNRFDGALPAGISRLRHLRRLDLSHNQLSGEIPLTELAQLPHLLTLRLESNSFTGKLASADSISASISDFNVSHNNISGKIPTWLSKFGATSFAGNEHLCGNPLPYKCSDPTAANFSIQSRNRHDSVLSNAALLAISIVGAAATLLVILVAATWYRRIKSRGTHSETANEHGFVSKQYGPGELTKKKSTTGVQLAQWAQSNVNGPVGGPRESEDMVVFEGYRGSDKVGDLLKASAEMLGKGSVGTTFKVVTDGGHKVVVKRVRERRNGGKEIDGFLGQIGGLRHPNIAALRAYHNSNHELLLVYDLFQEGSLHSALHGNRGPGRTPLAWAARLKLAAGSAEGLAFLHGCSKSKLFHGNLTSSNILVDRTGNACLADVGLQQLLPAPFSSSTSAYRAPELMVSNNKTPRKFTQKCDVYSFGVVLLEILTGRMAAEEGETNLVEWVKTAMQKECNTWEVLDFELLGDRAMEGEMWALLEVGLLCVTPLPKDRPTIGVVHRMIENIWNKGDREDGAKFILDELTSDSSSPSHSRSAST; encoded by the coding sequence ATGTTGCAGACGCAGAagaattttcattttctctcacccttccttttctcactctttttctctctttctctctctaacccaGAAACCACCGCCCTGCTGGCATTCAAATCCTCCGCCGACACCTTCAATTCGCTCTCCTCCTGGGTCGCCTCCTCCGACCCCTGCTCCGGCTCTTGGTTTGGCGTCACTTGCGATCCGGCGAAACGCCAAGTTACCCGAATCGTTCTGGAGAACCTCAACCTGACCGGTTCGGCTCAGCAACTCACCCAACTCGCCCACCTCAAGCTCCTCAACCTCAACCGCAACCGCCTCTCCTCCTCCCTCAACCTCTCCGCGTGGCACAACCTCAACCACCTGTACCTCTCCCACAACCGCTTCGACGGAGCCCTTCCAGCCGGAATCTCCCGCCTCCGCCACCTCAGGCGGCTCGACTTATCGCACAACCAATTATCCGGCGAAATCCCACTGACCGAGTTGGCTCAGCTGCCTCACTTGCTAACTCTCCGCCTGGAGTCCAACTCGTTCACCGGCAAACTCGCCTCCGCCGACTCGATTTCTGCATCGATTTCGGACTTCAATGTTTCGCACAACAACATCTCGGGCAAAATTCCAACGTGGCTGTCCAAATTCGGCGCCACGTCGTTCGCCGGAAACGAGCATCTCTGCGGCAACCCATTGCCGTACAAATGCTCCGATCCAACGGCCGCTAACTTTTCCATACAATCCCGGAACCGACACGACAGCGTTTTGAGTAACGCCGCGCTGCTCGCGATCAGTATTGTCGGCGCAGCTGCTACGCTGTTAGTGATACTAGTGGCCGCCACGTGGTATCGGCGCATCAAAAGTCGCGGGACCCACAGCGAGACAGCCAACGAACACGGTTTCGTGAGCAAGCAATACGGACCCGGAGAGTTAACGAAGAAGAAAAGTACAACTGGAGTCCAATTGGCCCAGTGGGCCCAGTCTAATGTGAACGGGCCTGTAGGTGGGCCCAGAGAAAGCGAAGACATGGTTGTATTTGAAGGGTACCGGGGCTCCGACAAGGTTGGGGATCTGCTGAAGGCATCGGCGGAGATGCTGGGTAAGGGGAGCGTGGGGACCACTTTCAAAGTCGTGACGGACGGCGGACACAAGGTGGTGGTGAAGAGGGTGAGGGAGAGGAGAAATGGTGGGAAGGAAATCGATGGGTTTTTGGGGCAGATTGGCGGGCTGAGGCACCCCAACATCGCCGCCCTCAGAGCCTACCACAATTCCAACCATGAGCTGCTTTTGGTCTACGATTTATTCCAAGAGGGAAGCTTGCATTCCGCGCTGCATGGAAACCGAGGACCCGGAAGAACGCCGCTTGCTTGGGCCGCAAGATTGAAGCTTGCTGCGGGGTCTGCAGAGGGACTGGCCTTCCTCCACGGCTGCAGCAAATCCAAGCTCTTTCACGGAAACCTCACTTCGTCGAACATATTGGTGGATCGAACCGGAAACGCCTGCCTGGCCGACGTCGGCCTCCAGCAGCTCCTCCCTGCTCCGTTTTCATCATCAACAAGTGCATACAGAGCTCCTGAATTGATGGTGTCCAATAATAAAACTCCGAGAAAGTTCACGCAGAAATGCGATGTTTATAGCTTTGGGGTGGTTCTgttggagattttgacggggAGGATGGCGGCGGAAGAAGGAGAGACGAATTTGGTGGAGTGGGTTAAGACCGCGATGCAGAAAGAGTGCAATACTTGGGAAGTGTTGGATTTTGAGCTGTTGGGGGATAGAGCGATGGAGGGCGAAATGTGGGCTCTTTTGGAGGTGGGGTTGCTCTGTGTTACTCCGTTGCCTAAAGATCGCCCGACGATCGGCGTTGTGCATCGGATGATCGAAAATATTTGGAACAAGGGTGATAGAGAAGATGGTGCTAAGTTTATTTTAGATGAGCTCACTTCTGATTCTTCTTCACCTTCACATTCACGTTCTGCAAGCACTTAA